A section of the Pseudomonas lini genome encodes:
- a CDS encoding REP-associated tyrosine transposase, producing the protein MPDLPASHRLRTGRYAEPNRIYLLTTNTLDREPVFADFALGRLVVHQFRQAQDTGLVNSLAWVVMPDHFHWLVELENCSLSNLMRQTKSLITRKVNLSSNRNGPLWQQGYHDRALRREEDLVKMARYVVANPLRAGLVERLGDYPLWDAIWF; encoded by the coding sequence TTGCCTGATCTTCCTGCTTCACATCGCCTGCGAACGGGGCGCTATGCCGAACCCAATCGAATCTACTTACTGACTACCAATACACTTGATCGCGAGCCGGTTTTTGCGGATTTCGCATTGGGCAGATTGGTTGTTCATCAATTTCGCCAAGCGCAAGACACAGGATTAGTGAACTCACTGGCGTGGGTCGTCATGCCTGATCACTTTCATTGGCTTGTCGAGTTGGAGAACTGTTCGCTCAGTAATCTGATGCGTCAAACCAAGTCACTGATTACGCGGAAGGTGAATCTTTCCAGTAACAGGAATGGACCACTTTGGCAGCAGGGCTATCACGACCGGGCATTGAGGCGAGAAGAAGACTTGGTGAAGATGGCACGGTATGTAGTGGCCAATCCATTGCGGGCAGGTCTTGTAGAGCGGCTTGGCGACTATCCGTTGTGGGATGCTATCTGGTTTTAA
- a CDS encoding TetR/AcrR family transcriptional regulator, whose translation MSTIRERNKELILRAASEEFADKGFAATKTSDIAAKAGLPKPNVYYYFKSKENLYREVLESIIEPILQASTPFNADGVPSEVLSGYIRSKIRISRDLPFASKVFASEIMHGAPHLSPDLVEQLNGQARHNIDCIQTWIDRGQIAPIDPNHLMFSIWAATQTYADFDWQISAVTGKAKLDEADYEAAAQTIIRLVLKGCELD comes from the coding sequence ATGAGCACCATCCGCGAGCGCAACAAAGAACTGATCCTGCGTGCCGCCAGCGAAGAATTTGCCGACAAGGGCTTCGCTGCGACCAAAACCAGTGACATCGCGGCCAAGGCCGGACTACCCAAGCCTAACGTCTACTACTACTTCAAATCCAAGGAAAACCTCTACCGCGAGGTCCTGGAAAGCATTATCGAGCCGATTCTGCAGGCCTCGACGCCGTTCAACGCCGACGGCGTGCCCAGCGAAGTGCTGAGCGGCTACATTCGCTCGAAAATCCGCATCTCCCGTGACCTGCCCTTCGCTTCCAAAGTGTTCGCCAGCGAAATCATGCACGGCGCCCCGCACCTGAGCCCCGACCTGGTCGAGCAGCTCAATGGCCAGGCCAGGCACAACATCGACTGCATCCAGACCTGGATCGACCGTGGCCAGATCGCCCCGATCGACCCCAACCACCTGATGTTCAGCATCTGGGCCGCGACCCAGACCTACGCCGACTTCGACTGGCAAATCTCTGCGGTTACCGGCAAAGCCAAGCTGGATGAGGCCGACTATGAGGCGGCGGCGCAGACGATTATCCGGTTGGTGCTTAAGGGGTGTGAGCTGGACTGA
- a CDS encoding DUF808 domain-containing protein, translated as MAGSSLLVLIDDIATVLDDVALMTKMAAKKTAGVLGDDLALNAQQVSGVRAEREIPVVWAVAKGSFLNKLILVPSALAISAFIPWLVTPLLMVGGAYLCFEGFEKLAHKFLHSKAEDQAEHAELVEAVANPAVDLVAFEKDKIKGAIRTDFILSAEIIAITLGTVAAASLTQQVIVLSGIAIVMTIGVYGLVAGIVKLDDLGLWLTQKPGQMAKSIGGGILRAAPYMMKSLSVIGTAAMFLVGGGILTHGVPVIHHWIESVSASAGGAGFIVPTLLNAVAGIVAGAAVLVGVMAVSKVWKTVRG; from the coding sequence ATGGCAGGAAGCAGTTTGCTGGTGCTGATCGACGACATCGCCACCGTACTGGACGATGTGGCGTTGATGACCAAAATGGCCGCGAAGAAGACCGCCGGCGTGCTTGGCGACGATCTGGCGCTCAACGCCCAGCAGGTTTCCGGCGTGCGTGCCGAGCGGGAAATTCCGGTGGTGTGGGCGGTGGCCAAAGGCTCGTTCCTCAACAAACTGATCCTGGTGCCGTCGGCCTTGGCCATCAGCGCGTTCATTCCGTGGCTGGTCACGCCGTTGTTGATGGTCGGTGGCGCTTACCTGTGCTTCGAAGGTTTCGAGAAACTCGCGCACAAATTCCTGCACAGCAAAGCTGAAGATCAGGCCGAACACGCAGAGCTGGTCGAGGCTGTGGCCAACCCGGCGGTCGATCTGGTGGCGTTCGAGAAGGACAAGATCAAAGGGGCGATCCGTACCGACTTCATTCTCTCGGCGGAAATCATCGCCATCACCCTGGGCACCGTGGCTGCCGCTTCGCTGACCCAGCAAGTGATCGTGCTCTCGGGCATCGCTATCGTCATGACCATTGGTGTCTACGGCCTGGTGGCCGGCATCGTCAAACTCGATGACCTCGGTCTGTGGCTGACCCAGAAGCCTGGGCAAATGGCCAAAAGCATCGGCGGCGGGATTTTGCGTGCAGCGCCGTACATGATGAAAAGCCTGTCGGTGATCGGCACGGCGGCGATGTTTTTGGTCGGCGGCGGGATTCTGACCCATGGCGTGCCGGTGATTCATCACTGGATCGAGAGTGTCAGCGCGAGTGCTGGTGGGGCCGGGTTTATCGTGCCGACGTTACTGAATGCGGTGGCCGGGATTGTGGCGGGTGCGGCGGTGTTGGTTGGGGTGATGGCTGTCAGCAAGGTTTGGAAAACGGTAAGGGGCTGA
- a CDS encoding VacJ family lipoprotein yields the protein MAKYPLLIAALLCAGVANADNSKANAPVVVDSDGFKEPLSKLKFNPGLDQREFERSTLNALNVYDPLEEWNRRVYHFNYRFDQWVFLPVVNGYRYITPSFLRTGVSNFFNNVGDVPNLVNSLLQFKGQRSMETTARLLLNTTIGVAGLWDPATAMGLPRQSEDFGQTLGFYGVPGGAYFVLPILGPSNLRDTAGLVVDYTGESAINFLNVAEVSSNHPEVLALRIIDKRYQNSFRYGQLNTPFEYEKVRYVYTESRKLQVAE from the coding sequence GTGGCTAAATACCCCCTGCTGATCGCAGCGTTACTCTGTGCAGGCGTCGCCAACGCCGACAACAGCAAAGCCAATGCACCTGTGGTGGTCGATAGTGACGGCTTCAAGGAACCGCTGAGCAAACTCAAATTCAACCCGGGGCTGGATCAGCGCGAGTTCGAACGCTCGACGCTCAACGCGTTGAACGTCTACGACCCGCTGGAAGAGTGGAACCGCCGCGTCTACCACTTCAACTACCGTTTCGACCAATGGGTGTTCCTGCCCGTGGTCAACGGCTATCGCTATATCACCCCAAGCTTCCTGCGCACCGGCGTCAGTAACTTCTTCAACAACGTCGGCGATGTACCGAACCTGGTGAACAGCCTGCTGCAATTCAAGGGGCAGCGTTCGATGGAAACCACCGCGCGCCTGCTGCTCAACACCACCATCGGTGTCGCCGGCCTGTGGGACCCGGCCACCGCCATGGGACTGCCGCGCCAGAGCGAAGACTTCGGCCAGACCCTGGGCTTCTACGGCGTACCGGGCGGTGCCTACTTCGTGCTGCCGATCCTCGGCCCTTCAAACCTGCGTGACACCGCAGGCCTGGTCGTGGATTACACCGGCGAATCGGCGATCAACTTCCTGAACGTTGCCGAAGTCAGCTCCAACCATCCGGAAGTCCTGGCGCTGCGCATCATCGACAAGCGTTATCAGAACAGCTTCCGCTACGGCCAGCTGAACACGCCGTTCGAGTACGAAAAAGTGCGTTACGTGTACACCGAGTCGCGCAAGCTGCAGGTCGCCGAGTAA
- a CDS encoding serine/threonine protein kinase has protein sequence MLRSLRFAALFGGLILSASALAADIDAASYGYPLTNPFEATIATTPPELRPELPLDDDINQEDRSVTLRPEREFSLPDNFWPVKKLTYRIATQDQAAPLIFLISGTGARYDSTLNEYLKKLYYKAGYHVVQLSSPTSFDFMTAASRFATPGITKEDAEDMYRVMQAVRAQNPKLPVTDYYLSGYSLGALDAAFVAHLDETRRSFNFKKVLLLNPPVNLYTSVTNLDKLVQTEVKGINNSTTFYELVLDKLTRYFQQKGYIDLNDALLYDFQQSKQHLSNEQMAMLIGTSFRFSAADIAFTSDLINRRGLITPPKYPITEGTTLTPFLKRALQCDFDCYLTEQVIPMWRARTDGGSLLQLIDQVSLYALKDYLHDSPKIAVMHNADDVILGPGDLGFLRRTFGDRLTVYPLGGHCGNLNYRVNSDAMLEFFRG, from the coding sequence ATGCTCCGTTCCTTGCGCTTCGCCGCCCTGTTTGGCGGCTTGATTTTAAGTGCGTCCGCACTGGCGGCCGACATTGATGCCGCCAGTTACGGCTACCCCCTGACCAACCCGTTCGAGGCGACCATCGCCACGACGCCGCCGGAGTTACGCCCGGAGTTGCCGCTGGACGACGATATCAATCAGGAGGATCGCAGCGTCACATTGCGCCCGGAGCGTGAATTCAGCCTGCCGGACAACTTCTGGCCGGTAAAGAAACTCACCTACCGCATCGCCACGCAAGATCAGGCGGCACCATTGATCTTCCTGATCTCCGGCACGGGTGCACGCTATGACAGCACCCTCAACGAGTACCTGAAAAAGCTCTATTACAAGGCCGGCTATCACGTGGTGCAGCTGTCGTCGCCGACCAGCTTCGACTTCATGACCGCCGCCTCGCGTTTCGCCACCCCTGGCATAACCAAGGAAGATGCCGAAGACATGTACCGGGTAATGCAGGCCGTGCGGGCGCAAAACCCGAAACTGCCGGTCACCGATTATTACCTGAGCGGCTACAGCCTCGGCGCTCTGGATGCGGCCTTTGTGGCGCACCTGGATGAAACCCGTCGCAGCTTCAATTTCAAGAAAGTCTTGTTGCTCAACCCGCCCGTCAATCTCTATACCTCAGTCACCAACCTGGATAAGCTGGTACAGACAGAGGTGAAAGGCATCAACAACTCCACCACTTTCTATGAGTTGGTGCTGGACAAACTGACCCGTTACTTCCAGCAGAAGGGCTACATCGACCTCAACGATGCCCTGCTCTACGACTTCCAGCAGTCCAAGCAGCACTTGAGCAACGAGCAGATGGCGATGCTGATCGGCACCTCGTTTCGCTTCTCGGCGGCCGACATCGCCTTCACCTCGGACCTGATCAACCGCCGCGGCCTGATCACGCCACCGAAATACCCGATCACCGAAGGCACCACCCTCACGCCGTTCCTCAAACGTGCGCTGCAATGCGACTTCGACTGCTACCTGACCGAACAGGTCATTCCGATGTGGCGCGCCCGCACCGACGGCGGCAGCCTGCTGCAATTGATCGATCAGGTCAGCCTGTATGCGCTCAAGGACTACCTGCACGACAGCCCGAAAATCGCCGTCATGCACAACGCCGACGACGTGATCCTCGGCCCTGGCGACCTGGGGTTCCTGCGCCGGACCTTTGGCGACCGTTTAACTGTTTATCCATTGGGCGGCCATTGCGGCAACCTCAACTATCGCGTCAACAGCGACGCCATGCTGGAGTTTTTCCGTGGCTAA
- a CDS encoding beta (1-6) glucans synthase, with amino-acid sequence MQVTCAALFPDGLTMPATSRFPFFAYLFACLLGLFALGGFWYGLGKPVILPDVASATHKLQCASYTPFDKDQSPFDVPFKLRPERMDADLALLTTRFECIRTYSMTGLEALPDLARKHGLKLMIGAWVNSNPVDTAKEVDLLIASANANADVVTSVIVGNETLLRKEVTGAQLATLINKVKSQVKQPVTYADVWEFWLKHPEIAPAVDFLTIHLLPYWEDDPSNIDAALQHVAEVRQVFGNKFAPKDVMIGETGWPSEGRQRETALPSRVNEAKFIRSFVIMAEQQGWHYNLIEAFDQPWKRASEGAVGGYWGLFDADRQDKGVLAGPVSNVPYWSQWLIVGGLIFIGTLILGGRVRSTRAALVLPLLGALAACSIGAWGDLARVTTRFASEWLWVALLTGLNLLVLAHAALTLSARTGWRERAFNALERRAGWWLAAAGFAAAVMMLELVFDPRYRSFPSVAFILPALVYLCRPVSVPRREIALLTFIIGAGIAPQLYQEGLQNQQAWGWALVSVLMVAALWRSLRVRKG; translated from the coding sequence ATGCAGGTAACATGCGCGGCTTTGTTCCCAGACGGCCTGACCATGCCCGCGACATCCCGCTTTCCTTTTTTTGCTTATTTATTTGCCTGCCTGCTGGGGCTTTTTGCCCTCGGCGGCTTCTGGTACGGCCTCGGCAAACCGGTGATCCTGCCGGACGTGGCCAGCGCAACACACAAGCTGCAATGCGCCTCCTACACTCCGTTCGACAAAGACCAATCGCCGTTCGATGTGCCATTCAAACTGCGCCCCGAGCGCATGGACGCCGACCTCGCACTGCTGACCACCCGTTTCGAATGCATCCGCACCTATTCCATGACCGGCCTTGAGGCCCTCCCCGATCTGGCGCGCAAGCACGGCTTGAAGCTGATGATCGGCGCCTGGGTCAACAGCAACCCGGTGGACACTGCCAAGGAGGTCGACCTGCTGATCGCCTCGGCCAATGCCAACGCCGATGTCGTGACCTCAGTGATCGTAGGTAACGAAACCCTGCTGCGCAAGGAAGTCACCGGCGCACAGTTGGCGACGTTGATTAACAAAGTCAAAAGCCAGGTCAAACAACCGGTGACTTACGCCGACGTCTGGGAATTCTGGCTCAAGCACCCGGAAATCGCCCCGGCAGTAGACTTCCTGACCATCCATTTGCTGCCGTACTGGGAAGACGATCCGTCGAATATCGACGCCGCACTGCAGCATGTGGCCGAAGTGCGTCAGGTGTTCGGTAACAAATTTGCGCCCAAAGACGTGATGATTGGCGAAACCGGATGGCCGAGCGAAGGCCGTCAGCGCGAAACCGCCCTGCCGAGCCGGGTCAATGAAGCCAAGTTCATTCGCAGCTTTGTAATCATGGCCGAGCAGCAAGGCTGGCATTACAACCTGATCGAAGCGTTCGACCAGCCCTGGAAACGCGCCAGCGAAGGTGCGGTCGGGGGTTACTGGGGACTGTTCGACGCTGATCGTCAGGACAAGGGCGTCCTGGCAGGTCCTGTTTCGAACGTACCGTACTGGTCGCAATGGCTGATAGTGGGTGGCTTGATCTTCATCGGCACGCTGATCCTCGGCGGTCGCGTTCGCAGCACCCGCGCGGCGCTGGTGCTGCCACTGCTCGGCGCATTGGCAGCCTGTTCGATCGGCGCCTGGGGCGATCTGGCCCGTGTCACCACCCGGTTTGCCAGTGAATGGCTATGGGTCGCCTTGCTGACGGGGTTGAATCTGTTGGTGCTGGCGCATGCCGCGCTGACTTTGAGCGCTCGCACCGGCTGGCGTGAACGTGCCTTCAATGCATTGGAACGTCGCGCCGGCTGGTGGCTGGCAGCGGCAGGTTTTGCCGCGGCGGTGATGATGCTGGAACTGGTGTTCGACCCGCGTTATCGCAGCTTCCCGAGTGTCGCGTTCATCCTGCCGGCGCTGGTGTACCTGTGCCGCCCGGTCAGTGTGCCGCGTCGGGAAATCGCCCTGCTGACCTTCATCATCGGCGCCGGCATTGCGCCGCAGCTGTATCAAGAAGGTTTGCAGAACCAGCAGGCCTGGGGTTGGGCGCTGGTGAGTGTGTTGATGGTAGCGGCGTTGTGGCGCAGCTTGCGGGTTCGCAAGGGATAA
- a CDS encoding glycine betaine ABC transporter substrate-binding protein: MKMRRLLGAGAALVLAISSTMASAEGKAVTIGYVDGWSDSVATTNVAAEVIRQKLGYDVKLQAVATGIMWQGVATGKLDAMLSAWLPVTHGEYWTKNKDQVVDYGPNFKDAKIGLIVPEYVKAKSIADLKTDDSFKGRIVGIDAGSGVMLKTDQAIKDYGLDNYTLKASSGAGMIAELTRAEKKNESIAVTGWVPHWMFAKWKLRFLDDPKGVYGAAETVNSIGSKELATKAPEVAKFLKNFQWASKDEIGEVMLAIQDGAKPEAAAKDWVAKHPDRVADWTKMI, translated from the coding sequence ATGAAGATGCGACGACTCTTGGGCGCAGGTGCCGCTTTGGTGCTGGCGATCAGTTCTACGATGGCCAGCGCTGAAGGCAAGGCAGTGACGATCGGTTATGTAGACGGCTGGTCGGACAGCGTCGCCACGACCAACGTGGCCGCAGAAGTGATCCGGCAGAAGCTCGGTTATGACGTGAAACTGCAAGCGGTTGCCACCGGCATCATGTGGCAGGGTGTGGCCACAGGCAAACTCGACGCCATGCTGTCGGCGTGGCTGCCCGTGACCCACGGTGAATACTGGACGAAGAACAAGGATCAGGTCGTCGATTACGGCCCGAACTTCAAGGATGCAAAAATCGGCCTGATCGTGCCGGAATACGTCAAGGCCAAGTCTATTGCCGATCTGAAAACAGACGACAGTTTCAAGGGTCGTATCGTCGGTATCGACGCCGGTTCAGGCGTGATGCTCAAGACCGATCAGGCCATCAAGGATTACGGTCTGGACAACTACACCCTCAAGGCCAGTTCTGGCGCCGGCATGATTGCCGAGCTGACCCGTGCCGAGAAGAAAAACGAATCCATTGCCGTCACCGGTTGGGTGCCGCACTGGATGTTCGCCAAGTGGAAACTGCGCTTCCTGGACGACCCGAAAGGCGTTTATGGCGCGGCTGAAACCGTGAACAGCATCGGTAGCAAAGAGTTGGCGACCAAAGCGCCGGAAGTTGCGAAGTTCCTGAAGAACTTCCAGTGGGCGTCGAAAGACGAAATCGGCGAAGTCATGTTGGCGATCCAGGATGGCGCCAAGCCTGAAGCCGCAGCGAAGGATTGGGTGGCTAAACATCCGGATCGCGTTGCAGACTGGACCAAAATGATTTGA
- a CDS encoding DUF485 domain-containing protein: MNDSIYLSIQNSSRFKELVSKRERFAWILSAIMLGLYSGFILLIAYGPHILGAKISPESSITWGIPIGVGLIVSAFVLTGIYVRRANGEFDDLNNAILKEAQQ, encoded by the coding sequence ATGAACGACAGCATTTACCTCTCGATTCAAAACAGCTCACGCTTCAAAGAGCTGGTCAGCAAGAGAGAACGATTCGCCTGGATTCTTTCAGCGATCATGCTTGGGCTGTACTCCGGATTCATCCTTTTGATTGCTTACGGGCCGCATATTCTGGGCGCGAAAATCAGCCCCGAGTCCTCAATTACCTGGGGCATTCCGATCGGTGTCGGGCTGATCGTTTCGGCCTTTGTCCTGACGGGCATCTACGTGCGACGCGCCAATGGCGAATTCGACGACTTGAACAATGCGATTCTCAAGGAGGCTCAGCAATGA
- a CDS encoding cation acetate symporter, translated as MIRRLMALLSIAAFAPGAWAAEALTGAVQKQPLNVSAILMFVAFVGATLCITYWASKKNNSAADYYAAGGKITGFQNGLAIAGDYMSAASFLGISALVFTSGYDGLIYSIGFLVGWPIILFLIAERLRNLGKYTFADVASYRLGQTQIRSLSACGSLVVVAFYLIAQMVGAGKLIQLLFGLDYHVAVILVGILMCMYVLFGGMLATTWVQIIKAVLLLSGASFMALMVMKHVNFDFNALFSEAIKVHPKGEAIMSPGGLVKDPVSAFSLGLALMFGTAGLPHILMRFFTVSDAKEARKSVLYATGFIGYFYILTFIIGFGAILLVSTNPAFKDAAGALLGGNNMAAVHLANAVGGSIFLGFISAVAFATILAVVAGLTLAGASAVSHDLYASVIKKGKANEKDEIRVSKITTIALAVLAIGLGILFEKQNIAFMVGLAFSIAASCNFPVLLLSMYWKKLTTRGAMIGGWLGLVSAVGLMVLGPTIWVQILGHEKAIFPYEYPALFSMAIAFVGIWFFSITDKSAEGVNERALFFPQFVRSQTGLGASGAVSH; from the coding sequence ATGATCCGGCGTCTTATGGCTCTATTGAGCATCGCAGCTTTTGCACCTGGCGCCTGGGCGGCTGAAGCCCTGACGGGTGCAGTGCAGAAACAACCGCTCAACGTTTCCGCGATCCTGATGTTCGTGGCATTCGTGGGTGCGACCCTGTGCATCACTTACTGGGCTTCCAAGAAAAACAACTCGGCCGCCGACTACTATGCGGCGGGCGGCAAGATCACTGGTTTCCAGAACGGCTTGGCGATTGCCGGTGACTACATGTCCGCGGCGTCCTTCCTGGGTATTTCCGCCCTGGTGTTCACCTCTGGCTACGATGGCCTGATCTACTCGATCGGCTTCCTGGTGGGCTGGCCGATCATTTTGTTCCTGATCGCCGAGCGCCTGCGTAACCTGGGCAAGTACACCTTTGCCGACGTGGCGTCCTACCGCCTCGGGCAAACCCAGATTCGCTCGCTGTCCGCTTGCGGTTCGCTGGTGGTGGTGGCGTTCTACCTGATCGCGCAAATGGTGGGTGCCGGCAAGCTGATTCAGCTGCTGTTCGGTCTCGACTATCATGTTGCGGTGATTCTGGTCGGTATCCTGATGTGCATGTACGTGCTGTTCGGCGGCATGCTGGCGACCACTTGGGTGCAGATCATCAAGGCGGTACTGTTGCTGTCCGGTGCCTCGTTCATGGCGCTGATGGTGATGAAGCACGTCAACTTCGACTTCAATGCGCTGTTCTCCGAGGCGATCAAGGTTCACCCTAAAGGTGAAGCGATCATGAGCCCTGGTGGCCTGGTGAAAGATCCGGTCTCCGCGTTTTCCCTTGGCCTGGCATTGATGTTCGGTACCGCTGGCCTGCCGCACATTCTGATGCGCTTCTTCACCGTGAGTGACGCTAAAGAAGCTCGCAAGAGCGTGCTGTATGCAACCGGCTTCATTGGCTACTTCTACATCCTGACCTTCATCATCGGCTTTGGCGCGATCTTGCTGGTGAGCACCAACCCGGCCTTCAAAGATGCGGCTGGCGCGCTGTTGGGCGGCAACAACATGGCGGCGGTGCATTTGGCCAACGCGGTGGGTGGCAGTATTTTCCTGGGCTTCATCTCGGCGGTGGCGTTCGCAACCATCCTGGCGGTGGTGGCTGGTCTGACCCTGGCCGGTGCTTCGGCGGTGTCTCATGACCTGTATGCCAGCGTGATCAAGAAGGGCAAGGCCAACGAGAAGGACGAGATCCGTGTCTCGAAAATCACCACCATCGCTCTGGCGGTGCTGGCGATCGGCCTGGGCATTCTGTTCGAGAAGCAGAACATCGCATTCATGGTGGGCCTGGCGTTCTCCATCGCGGCGAGCTGCAACTTCCCGGTGCTGCTGCTTTCGATGTACTGGAAGAAGCTGACGACTCGCGGTGCGATGATCGGCGGCTGGTTGGGTCTGGTCAGTGCTGTTGGCTTGATGGTGTTGGGGCCAACCATTTGGGTGCAGATCCTGGGTCACGAGAAGGCGATCTTCCCGTATGAATATCCGGCGCTGTTCTCCATGGCCATTGCGTTTGTCGGGATCTGGTTCTTCTCGATCACCGATAAGTCGGCTGAGGGTGTGAACGAGCGGGCGCTGTTCTTCCCGCAGTTTGTTCGTTCGCAGACCGGGTTGGGGGCGAGCGGGGCGGTTTCGCACTAA
- the gltA gene encoding citrate synthase — MADKKAQLIIEGAAPVELPILTGTVGPDVIDVRGLTATGRFTFDPGFMSTASCESKITYIDGDNGILLHRGYPIEQLAEKSDYLETCYLLLNGELPTAEQKAQFVGTVKNHTMVHEQLKTFFNGFRRDAHPMAVMCGVVGALSAFYHDSLDINNPQHREISAIRLVAKMPTLAAMVYKYSMGQPMMYPRNDLSYAENFLHMMFNTPCEIKPISPVLAKAMDRIFILHADHEQNASTSTVRLAGSSGANPFACIAAGIAALWGPAHGGANEAVLTMLDEIGDVSNIDKYIAKAKDKNDPFKLMGFGHRVYKNRDPRATVMKQTCDEVLKELGITNDPQLELAMRLEEIALTDPYFIERSLYPNVDFYSGIILKAIGIPTSMFTVIFALARTVGWISHWKEMLSSPYKIGRPRQLYTGYESRDITKLEDRE; from the coding sequence ATGGCTGACAAAAAAGCGCAGTTGATCATCGAGGGCGCAGCCCCCGTCGAGCTGCCCATTTTAACCGGCACCGTTGGTCCCGATGTTATCGACGTTCGGGGCCTGACGGCCACGGGCCGTTTCACCTTTGACCCTGGCTTCATGTCGACTGCCTCCTGCGAGTCGAAGATCACCTATATCGACGGCGACAACGGCATTCTGCTGCACCGCGGCTACCCAATCGAACAGCTGGCTGAAAAGTCGGACTATCTGGAAACCTGCTATCTGCTGCTCAACGGTGAATTGCCGACCGCAGAACAGAAGGCCCAGTTCGTAGGCACCGTGAAGAACCACACCATGGTTCACGAGCAATTGAAGACCTTCTTCAACGGCTTCCGTCGCGACGCCCACCCGATGGCCGTCATGTGCGGCGTAGTGGGCGCCCTCTCGGCCTTCTACCACGACTCCCTCGACATCAATAACCCGCAGCATCGCGAAATCTCCGCGATCCGTCTGGTTGCCAAGATGCCGACCCTGGCCGCAATGGTTTACAAGTACTCCATGGGCCAACCCATGATGTACCCGCGCAACGATCTGTCGTATGCGGAAAACTTCCTGCACATGATGTTCAACACCCCGTGCGAGATCAAACCGATCAGCCCGGTGCTCGCCAAGGCCATGGACCGGATCTTCATCCTCCATGCCGACCACGAGCAAAACGCATCGACTTCTACCGTACGTCTGGCCGGTTCGTCGGGTGCCAACCCGTTCGCCTGTATCGCCGCCGGTATCGCTGCACTGTGGGGCCCTGCCCACGGCGGTGCGAACGAAGCCGTTCTGACCATGCTTGACGAGATTGGCGATGTTTCGAACATCGACAAGTACATCGCCAAGGCCAAGGACAAGAACGATCCGTTCAAATTGATGGGCTTCGGTCACCGGGTTTACAAAAACCGCGACCCACGCGCCACCGTCATGAAGCAAACCTGCGACGAAGTACTGAAAGAGCTGGGCATCACCAACGATCCGCAACTCGAACTGGCCATGCGCCTGGAAGAGATCGCCCTGACCGATCCGTACTTCATCGAACGCTCGCTGTACCCGAACGTCGACTTCTACTCGGGGATCATCCTCAAGGCGATCGGCATTCCGACCAGCATGTTCACTGTGATCTTCGCTCTGGCGCGGACTGTCGGCTGGATCTCCCACTGGAAAGAAATGCTCTCCAGCCCGTACAAGATCGGCCGCCCGCGCCAGCTGTACACCGGCTACGAGTCGCGTGACATCACCAAGCTGGAAGACCGCGAATAA
- the sdhC gene encoding succinate dehydrogenase, cytochrome b556 subunit, which translates to MKSQRPVNLDLRTIKLPITGVTSFLHRVSGIILFLGLGFMLYALGKSLGSEEGFAEVKACLTSPLAKFVAWGLLSALLYHLVAGVRHLIMDMGIGETLEGGRLGSKIIIAVSVVLIVLAGVWIW; encoded by the coding sequence GTGAAAAGCCAACGACCTGTAAACCTAGACCTAAGGACCATCAAACTCCCCATCACCGGCGTTACGTCGTTTCTTCACCGTGTTTCCGGCATCATCCTCTTCCTGGGCCTTGGCTTCATGCTTTATGCATTGGGCAAGTCTTTGGGTTCCGAGGAAGGTTTTGCCGAGGTGAAGGCATGCTTGACCAGTCCGCTGGCCAAGTTCGTAGCATGGGGCCTCCTGTCCGCTCTGCTGTATCACCTGGTAGCCGGTGTGCGCCATTTGATCATGGACATGGGCATCGGTGAGACGCTGGAAGGCGGCCGCCTGGGCTCGAAAATTATCATCGCCGTTTCGGTGGTGTTGATCGTTCTGGCAGGAGTTTGGATATGGTAA
- the sdhD gene encoding succinate dehydrogenase, hydrophobic membrane anchor protein, whose amino-acid sequence MVTSVTNLSRSGLYDWMAQRVSAVVLAAYFIFLIGYLAANPGIGYEQWHGLFAHNGMRIFSLLALVALGAHAWVGMWTIATDYLTPMALGKSATAVRFLFQAVCGVAMFAYFVWGVQILWGI is encoded by the coding sequence ATGGTAACCAGCGTTACGAACCTTTCGCGTTCGGGCCTCTATGACTGGATGGCACAGCGTGTGTCTGCGGTTGTTCTCGCGGCTTATTTCATCTTCCTGATCGGATACCTCGCAGCGAATCCGGGCATTGGCTACGAGCAGTGGCATGGCCTGTTCGCCCACAACGGGATGCGTATCTTCAGTCTGCTGGCCCTTGTGGCCCTGGGCGCTCACGCCTGGGTCGGCATGTGGACCATCGCGACTGACTACCTGACGCCGATGGCGCTGGGCAAGTCCGCGACTGCAGTACGTTTCCTTTTCCAGGCAGTATGCGGCGTTGCGATGTTCGCTTACTTCGTCTGGGGTGTGCAGATTCTCTGGGGTATCTGA